In Acidimicrobiia bacterium, one DNA window encodes the following:
- a CDS encoding aminomethyltransferase family protein: IQGPRSRELVQAVTSVDLSNERFPFRTARWIDVGFARVLCVRITYLGELGYELYVPAEQAVHVYDRLVAAGAPFGLRHAGLKALASLRMEKGYRDYGHDIDNTDDPLEAGFGFALALDKPFIGREAVLAQKAAGKLMRRLVQVRLTDPAPLLFHAEVVYRNGVEVGYVRSASYGHTLGGAVGLGMIEANEPVTTAYLDGGDWQVDVAGRKYPSVMSLRPMYDPNNTRIRS; encoded by the coding sequence CATCCAGGGGCCCCGGTCCCGGGAACTGGTCCAAGCGGTCACCTCCGTCGATCTTTCGAACGAACGGTTCCCGTTCCGGACTGCCCGATGGATCGATGTCGGGTTCGCCAGGGTCTTGTGCGTGCGAATCACCTATCTCGGAGAGCTCGGCTACGAGTTGTATGTGCCGGCCGAGCAGGCCGTGCACGTCTATGACCGACTGGTGGCGGCCGGCGCACCATTCGGTCTGCGCCATGCCGGGCTCAAAGCGCTTGCTTCACTGCGAATGGAAAAGGGCTACCGGGACTACGGCCATGACATCGACAACACCGATGACCCTCTTGAAGCCGGATTTGGATTCGCCCTGGCGTTGGACAAACCGTTCATCGGCAGGGAAGCCGTGCTCGCCCAAAAGGCCGCCGGCAAGCTAATGCGCCGCCTCGTTCAGGTCCGACTGACAGATCCAGCTCCGCTTTTGTTCCATGCGGAGGTCGTCTATCGCAACGGAGTCGAGGTCGGTTATGTCCGATCAGCTTCGTACGGTCATACGCTGGGTGGCGCCGTTGGCCTGGGCATGATCGAAGCCAACGAACCAGTCACCACCGCCTATCTCGACGGTGGTGACTGGCAGGTGGACGTGGCCGGCCGAAAGTATCCGTCGGTCATGTCGTTGCGGCCGATGTACGACCCGAACAACACGAGAATCCGTTCCTGA